In Streptomyces hawaiiensis, one genomic interval encodes:
- the holA gene encoding DNA polymerase III subunit delta — protein MARKTVNDDALAPLTLAVGQEDLLLDRAVQEVVAAAKAADADTDVRDLASDQLQPGTLAELTSPSLFAERKVVVVRNAQDLSADTIKDVKAYLGAPAEEITLVLLHAGGAKGKGLLDAARKAGAREVACPKMTKPADRLAFVRSEFRTTGRSATPEACQVLVDAIGSDLRELASAVSQLVADVEGTIDEAVVGRYYTGRAEASSFTVADRAVEGRAAEALEALRWSLATGVAPVLITSALAQGVRAIGKLSSARGGRPADLARELGMPPWKIDRVRQQMRGWTPDGVSIALRAVAEADAGVKGGGDDPEYALEKAVVTIARAARSRGRS, from the coding sequence ATGGCCAGGAAGACTGTGAATGACGACGCCCTCGCCCCGCTGACGCTCGCCGTGGGCCAGGAGGACCTGCTCCTCGACCGTGCCGTGCAGGAGGTGGTGGCCGCCGCGAAGGCCGCCGACGCCGACACGGACGTGCGGGATCTGGCCTCGGACCAGTTGCAGCCCGGCACGCTCGCCGAGCTGACGAGCCCGTCGCTCTTCGCGGAGCGCAAGGTCGTGGTCGTACGCAACGCGCAGGATCTGTCGGCCGACACGATCAAGGACGTGAAGGCGTATCTCGGCGCCCCCGCCGAGGAGATCACCCTCGTGCTGCTGCATGCCGGCGGCGCCAAGGGCAAAGGGCTGCTCGACGCGGCGCGCAAGGCGGGGGCGCGTGAGGTGGCCTGCCCGAAGATGACGAAGCCGGCGGACCGGCTGGCGTTCGTGCGGAGCGAGTTCAGGACGACGGGGAGATCCGCCACGCCGGAGGCCTGCCAGGTGCTCGTCGACGCCATCGGCAGCGATCTGCGGGAACTGGCCTCGGCGGTGTCGCAGCTGGTCGCGGACGTCGAGGGGACGATCGACGAGGCGGTCGTCGGGCGGTATTACACCGGGCGGGCCGAGGCGTCGAGCTTCACGGTCGCCGACCGGGCGGTCGAGGGGCGGGCCGCGGAAGCCTTGGAGGCGTTGCGCTGGTCGCTGGCGACCGGGGTGGCGCCGGTGCTGATCACGAGTGCGCTCGCGCAGGGCGTCCGGGCGATCGGCAAGCTGTCGTCCGCGCGCGGGGGCCGGCCGGCCGATCTCGCGCGGGAGCTGGGGATGCCGCCGTGGAAGATCGACCGGGTCCGGCAGCAGATGCGGGGCTGGACTCCGGACGGGGTGTCGATCGCCCTGCGGGCCGTGGCCGAGGCGGACGCGGGGGTGAAGGGCGGCGGCGACGACCCCGAGTACGCGCTGGAGAAGGCAGTGGTCACGATCGCCCGGGCAGCCCGCTCCAGGGGCCGGAGCTAG
- a CDS encoding SpoIIE family protein phosphatase — MGAIPTQRETASRASEAPAHAGETPVPVQEGPVSEEPAPTAEAHAPKDARARATLSGSCLAPGAARALVRAALTEWAGLALPGAGHLTDRLADDAALVVSELVTNAVVHAGTDVEMECRLEGGDAPDTAALVVEVCDHHPSRAPRGSEPETPHDTPEYGRGLRLVGALSEAWGITYRTGRKTVWARLPAGGCAAGEQIEAYAGEHTLARGLRVAQILAPEPRPGAEVGEAVRAWRRGGEPWDLREGGETWDSREGGEARDWPDLREDGGLRDWNDLRDWRDRLENRDGRDGPDGAWLGRGALSFLAEASDLLAGQLDEDLVAALAGQLIVPRLADWCAVWLEDEATGGGWSGGAGLGGPRLARVWHGSENRIEELRRTLEKEPPQPFDPTGASPFERGRERGRSGPVDYPWPGEALGDGEPGSALAYRLVAGGRPLGTLVIGRSGTAGFPDEITGLVEDLSRRVALAIGAARQYARQATISAILQRGLLPGAVAEIPGMRSALVYEPCDKGGPSGDFYDLFPAGDGRWCFAVGDVQGKGPEAAVVIGLARPWLRLLAREGYRVADVLDRLNQLLLDDATEAADAAARALVAAGARPTPPGDGPQTRFLSLLYGELAPFDGGVRCTVASAGHPLPLLLGAGGEVHTCAQPQTLLGVVEDATYTSETFELRSGDTLLCVTDGVTERRCGSRQFDDGDGLAAALAGCAGLDAELIAERIKRLVHEFGARPPADDLALLVLQAD, encoded by the coding sequence ATGGGGGCCATTCCGACGCAACGGGAGACCGCTTCCCGTGCCTCAGAGGCGCCTGCACACGCTGGGGAGACGCCCGTGCCCGTCCAGGAGGGGCCCGTTTCCGAGGAGCCCGCACCCACTGCGGAGGCGCACGCGCCGAAGGATGCGCGGGCGCGCGCGACCCTGTCCGGCAGCTGCCTCGCGCCGGGCGCCGCCCGCGCCCTGGTGCGCGCGGCGCTCACCGAGTGGGCCGGGCTCGCCCTGCCCGGCGCCGGGCACCTCACCGACCGCCTCGCCGACGACGCCGCGCTCGTCGTCAGCGAACTCGTCACCAACGCCGTCGTACACGCCGGCACCGACGTCGAGATGGAGTGCCGGCTGGAAGGCGGCGACGCCCCGGACACGGCCGCGCTCGTCGTCGAGGTCTGCGACCACCATCCCTCGCGCGCACCCCGCGGCAGCGAGCCGGAGACACCGCACGACACCCCCGAGTACGGGCGTGGCCTGCGGCTCGTCGGCGCGCTCTCCGAGGCGTGGGGGATCACGTACCGCACGGGCCGCAAGACCGTGTGGGCGCGGCTGCCCGCCGGGGGGTGCGCGGCGGGCGAGCAGATCGAGGCCTACGCCGGGGAGCACACGCTGGCGCGCGGCCTGCGGGTGGCGCAGATCCTGGCGCCCGAACCGCGCCCGGGCGCCGAGGTGGGGGAGGCCGTACGGGCCTGGCGTCGCGGGGGAGAGCCGTGGGACCTGCGTGAGGGCGGAGAGACGTGGGACTCGCGGGAGGGCGGAGAGGCACGGGACTGGCCCGACTTACGGGAGGACGGTGGTCTGCGTGACTGGAACGACCTCCGGGACTGGCGGGACCGGCTCGAGAACCGCGACGGACGCGACGGGCCCGACGGCGCCTGGCTCGGCCGCGGCGCCCTCTCCTTCCTCGCCGAGGCCTCCGACCTGCTCGCCGGGCAGCTCGACGAGGATCTGGTCGCGGCCCTCGCCGGGCAGCTGATCGTGCCCCGGCTGGCCGACTGGTGCGCGGTCTGGCTGGAGGACGAGGCCACCGGCGGCGGCTGGAGCGGCGGAGCCGGCCTGGGCGGACCGCGCCTCGCCCGGGTCTGGCACGGCAGCGAGAACCGTATCGAGGAGTTGCGCCGCACCCTGGAGAAGGAGCCGCCGCAGCCGTTCGACCCGACAGGGGCGTCCCCCTTCGAGCGCGGCCGGGAGCGGGGAAGGTCCGGGCCCGTCGACTACCCCTGGCCCGGTGAGGCGCTCGGTGACGGCGAGCCCGGCTCGGCCCTCGCATACCGGCTGGTCGCCGGGGGACGCCCGCTGGGCACCCTCGTCATCGGGCGCTCCGGGACGGCCGGCTTCCCCGACGAGATCACCGGCCTCGTCGAGGACCTCAGCCGCCGGGTGGCCCTCGCCATCGGCGCCGCCCGCCAGTACGCCCGCCAGGCCACCATCAGCGCCATCCTCCAGCGCGGACTGCTGCCCGGCGCCGTGGCCGAGATCCCCGGTATGCGCAGCGCCCTCGTCTACGAGCCGTGCGACAAGGGCGGGCCGAGCGGCGACTTCTACGACCTGTTCCCGGCCGGCGACGGCCGCTGGTGCTTCGCCGTCGGCGACGTCCAGGGCAAGGGGCCCGAGGCGGCCGTCGTGATCGGCCTCGCCCGGCCCTGGCTGCGGCTGCTGGCCCGCGAGGGCTACCGGGTCGCCGACGTCCTCGACCGCCTCAACCAGCTGCTGCTCGACGACGCCACGGAGGCCGCGGACGCGGCGGCCCGGGCGCTGGTGGCGGCGGGCGCGCGGCCGACCCCGCCCGGCGACGGTCCCCAGACGCGCTTCCTGTCCCTGCTCTACGGCGAGCTGGCGCCCTTCGACGGCGGCGTCCGCTGCACCGTCGCCTCCGCCGGGCACCCGCTGCCGCTGCTGCTCGGGGCGGGCGGCGAGGTCCACACGTGCGCACAGCCCCAGACCCTCCTCGGCGTCGTCGAGGACGCCACCTACACCAGCGAGACCTTCGAGCTGCGCTCCGGCGACACGCTGCTGTGCGTCACCGACGGGGTGACCGAGCGCCGCTGCGGCTCCCGCCAGTTCGACGACGGGGACGGGCTCGCGGCGGCGCTGGCCGGGTGCGCCGGGCTGGACGCGGAGCTGATAGCCGAGCGTATCAAACGGCTGGTGCACGAGTTCGGGGCACGGCCCCCGGCGGACGATCTCGCCCTGCTGGTGCTCCAGGCGGACTGA
- the rpsT gene encoding 30S ribosomal protein S20, translating into MANIKSQIKRIKTNEKARLRNKAVKSSLKTAIRKAREAAAAGDAEKATEYQRVAARQLDKAVSKGVIHKNQAANKKSALAQKVAALKG; encoded by the coding sequence GTGGCGAACATCAAGTCCCAGATCAAGCGGATCAAGACCAACGAGAAGGCGCGGCTGCGCAACAAGGCCGTCAAGTCCTCCCTCAAGACCGCGATCCGCAAGGCCCGTGAGGCTGCTGCCGCGGGTGACGCCGAGAAGGCCACCGAGTACCAGCGCGTCGCCGCGCGTCAGCTCGACAAGGCCGTCTCGAAGGGCGTCATCCACAAGAACCAGGCTGCCAACAAGAAGTCTGCGCTGGCTCAGAAGGTCGCCGCGCTCAAGGGCTGA
- the hemW gene encoding radical SAM family heme chaperone HemW — translation MPSALPDGQPVPDDGALPASALAGAADRPLGFYLHVPYCATRCGYCDFNTYTATELRGTGGVLASRDNYAETLADEVRLARKVLGDDPRPVRTVFVGGGTPTLLDAGDLVRMLRAVRDEFGLAEDAEVTTEANPESVDPAYLATLREGGFNRISFGMQSARQHVLKVLDRTHTPGRPEACVAEARGAGFEHVNLDLIYGTPGESDDDWRASLDAVLGAGPDHVSAYALIVEEGTQLARRIRRGEVPMTDDDVHADRYLIADEVLSGAGFEWYEVSNWATSQAGRCLHNELYWRGADWWGAGPGAHSHVGGVRWWNVKHPGAYAAALASGRSPGAGREVLSAEDRRVERILLELRLREGVPLSLLREEGLAASRKALSDGLLQEASYGEGRAVLTLRGRLLADGVVRDLVD, via the coding sequence ATGCCTTCCGCACTCCCCGACGGTCAGCCCGTCCCCGACGACGGCGCGCTGCCCGCGTCCGCGCTCGCCGGGGCCGCCGACCGTCCGCTCGGGTTCTACCTGCACGTTCCGTACTGCGCGACCCGCTGCGGCTATTGCGACTTCAACACGTACACCGCGACCGAGCTGCGCGGCACCGGCGGCGTCCTCGCGTCCCGCGACAACTACGCCGAGACGCTGGCCGACGAGGTCCGGCTGGCGCGCAAGGTACTGGGCGACGATCCGCGGCCGGTCCGCACGGTGTTCGTGGGCGGGGGTACGCCCACGCTGCTGGACGCCGGTGATCTCGTACGGATGCTGCGGGCCGTCCGCGACGAGTTCGGGCTGGCGGAGGACGCCGAGGTCACGACGGAGGCGAATCCCGAGTCGGTCGATCCCGCGTATCTGGCGACGCTGCGCGAAGGGGGCTTCAACCGGATCTCCTTCGGGATGCAGAGCGCGCGGCAGCATGTGCTGAAGGTCCTGGACCGCACGCATACGCCGGGGCGGCCCGAGGCGTGTGTGGCGGAGGCCCGGGGGGCCGGCTTCGAGCATGTGAACCTCGACCTGATCTACGGCACACCGGGTGAGTCCGACGACGACTGGCGGGCGTCGCTGGACGCGGTGCTGGGCGCCGGGCCGGACCATGTCAGCGCCTACGCGTTGATCGTCGAGGAGGGGACGCAGCTGGCCCGTCGGATCCGTCGGGGTGAGGTGCCCATGACGGACGACGACGTGCACGCCGACCGCTACCTGATCGCGGACGAGGTGCTCTCCGGCGCGGGCTTCGAGTGGTACGAGGTGTCGAACTGGGCGACCTCGCAGGCCGGGCGATGCCTGCACAACGAGCTGTACTGGCGGGGAGCCGACTGGTGGGGGGCCGGGCCAGGTGCGCACAGTCATGTGGGCGGGGTGCGGTGGTGGAACGTGAAGCATCCGGGGGCGTACGCGGCTGCGCTGGCTTCGGGGAGGTCGCCGGGGGCCGGGCGCGAGGTCCTCTCGGCGGAGGACCGGCGGGTCGAGCGGATTCTGCTGGAGCTGCGGCTCAGGGAGGGCGTGCCGTTGTCGCTGCTGCGGGAGGAGGGGCTTGCTGCCTCGCGCAAGGCCTTGTCGGACGGACTGCTCCAGGAAGCTTCGTACGGGGAAGGGCGGGCTGTGCTCACTCTGCGCGGGCGGTTGCTGGCGGACGGGGTCGTGCGCGATCTCGTGGACTGA
- a CDS encoding nuclear transport factor 2 family protein, which produces MAEHPHAALVRKGFEAFSRGDMDTLREMMAGDATHHVPGNHPLSGDFKGVDSIIEMYERLGAETNGTMRAELIGICVDGRGHVVGMNRFTAERNGKTLDDTGCIIFRIVGDKVTDLDECVEDIDKNNEFWS; this is translated from the coding sequence ATGGCTGAACACCCGCACGCTGCGCTGGTCCGCAAGGGATTCGAGGCCTTCTCGCGAGGTGACATGGACACCTTGCGGGAGATGATGGCGGGGGACGCCACCCACCACGTGCCCGGCAATCACCCGTTGTCGGGCGACTTCAAAGGGGTGGACTCGATCATCGAGATGTACGAGCGGCTCGGCGCGGAGACCAACGGGACGATGCGCGCCGAGCTGATCGGCATCTGTGTCGACGGTCGCGGTCACGTGGTCGGGATGAACCGCTTCACGGCCGAGCGCAACGGCAAGACCCTCGACGACACCGGCTGCATCATCTTCCGGATCGTCGGCGACAAGGTCACCGACCTCGACGAATGCGTCGAGGACATCGACAAGAACAACGAGTTCTGGTCCTGA
- a CDS encoding arylamine N-acetyltransferase family protein, with product MNSAQVDAYLRRLGVEPPAWPTVDALRELHLRHLQTVPFENLSIHLGEEIVLEEKRLLDKVVGARRGGFCYELNGSFGALLAALGYDVALLAARVYGDEERLGIPYDHLALRVRTVDGGDWLADVGFGAHSHLPLAFGDRGEQEDPGGTFRIVEAGPDAAGVRGGHGTTEAADLDVFRDGRPQYRLEVRPRALGDFVAGAWWHSTSPVSHFTRSLVCSRVTEDGGRITLSGRGLTVTAADGTREERELETDEEVLGVYRERFGIGLDRVPALRNPA from the coding sequence ATGAACTCAGCACAGGTTGATGCCTATCTCCGCCGACTCGGAGTCGAGCCCCCGGCGTGGCCCACCGTCGACGCGCTGCGCGAGCTGCACCTGCGTCATCTGCAGACCGTGCCGTTCGAGAACCTCTCGATCCATCTGGGCGAGGAGATCGTGCTGGAGGAGAAGCGGCTGCTGGACAAGGTGGTGGGCGCGCGGCGGGGCGGGTTCTGCTACGAACTCAACGGATCCTTCGGGGCGTTGCTCGCCGCGCTGGGGTACGACGTGGCGCTGCTGGCGGCGCGGGTGTACGGGGACGAGGAGCGGCTAGGGATCCCCTACGACCATCTCGCGCTGCGGGTGCGGACGGTGGACGGGGGCGACTGGCTGGCCGATGTCGGGTTCGGGGCGCACAGCCACCTTCCGCTGGCGTTCGGGGACCGGGGAGAGCAGGAGGATCCGGGCGGCACGTTCCGGATCGTCGAGGCCGGGCCGGACGCGGCCGGAGTGCGCGGCGGGCACGGCACGACGGAGGCGGCGGACCTGGACGTGTTCCGGGACGGCAGACCGCAGTACCGCCTGGAGGTGCGGCCGCGGGCGCTCGGCGACTTCGTGGCCGGGGCGTGGTGGCACAGCACGTCGCCGGTGTCGCATTTCACGCGGTCGCTGGTCTGTTCGCGGGTGACGGAGGACGGAGGCAGGATCACGCTCAGCGGGCGCGGGCTCACCGTGACGGCGGCCGACGGGACGCGGGAGGAGCGGGAGTTGGAGACGGACGAGGAGGTACTCGGGGTGTACCGGGAGCGGTTCGGAATCGGGCTCGACAGGGTGCCGGCCCTGCGAAACCCCGCGTAG
- a CDS encoding YceI family protein: MIGRWRGSRTPRVQRTSPLAAVPTPPSAGVLACRVLDPVNEPVRHAEFAVTDAVGRPVVSGGADPYGSFVTTVPAGEYRLAVSAEGYTPYRATTQVAENALASLGDVTLQVARPPELPDAGDWEIESAHSSIGFTARHIGLARIHGRFTSFAGVIRVADPVEASAMHVVIDAASIDTNMRMRDDHLRSADFLDVGRFPTLEFYSERFVHKGGNRWAVTGALSLHGVTRTVTLDTEYLGLGNGMEGEARAACRATTELHRDDFTVSWQTMLARGIAVVGPSIRVDLDVQVVRKG, encoded by the coding sequence ATGATCGGCCGCTGGCGGGGAAGCCGCACCCCTCGGGTGCAACGGACGAGTCCCCTGGCCGCGGTGCCGACACCGCCGAGCGCGGGGGTGCTGGCCTGCCGGGTGCTGGACCCGGTCAACGAGCCGGTCAGGCACGCGGAGTTCGCGGTCACGGACGCCGTGGGGCGGCCGGTGGTCAGCGGGGGAGCGGACCCGTACGGGTCGTTCGTGACGACGGTGCCCGCGGGGGAGTACCGGCTCGCGGTGTCGGCGGAGGGCTACACGCCGTACCGGGCGACCACACAGGTCGCCGAGAACGCGCTCGCGTCGCTCGGGGACGTGACGCTGCAGGTGGCCCGGCCGCCGGAGCTTCCCGACGCCGGTGACTGGGAGATCGAGTCGGCGCACTCCTCCATCGGCTTCACCGCGCGGCACATCGGACTGGCCCGGATCCACGGGCGGTTCACGTCGTTCGCGGGGGTCATACGGGTCGCCGACCCGGTGGAGGCGTCGGCGATGCACGTGGTGATCGACGCGGCGTCCATCGACACCAACATGAGGATGCGCGACGACCATCTGCGGTCGGCGGACTTCCTGGACGTCGGGAGGTTCCCGACGCTGGAGTTCTACAGCGAACGGTTCGTGCACAAGGGCGGGAACCGGTGGGCCGTGACGGGGGCGCTGTCGCTGCACGGCGTGACACGGACGGTCACGCTGGACACGGAGTACCTGGGGCTCGGCAACGGCATGGAGGGCGAGGCGCGGGCGGCCTGCCGGGCCACGACCGAGCTGCACCGGGACGACTTCACCGTGAGCTGGCAGACCATGCTGGCGCGGGGCATCGCGGTGGTGGGGCCGAGCATCAGGGTCGACCTCGACGTGCAGGTCGTCCGCAAGGGCTGA
- the lepA gene encoding translation elongation factor 4, giving the protein MPATPSHVPEPSRTDPALIRNFCIIAHIDHGKSTLADRMLQLTGVVEQRQMRAQYLDRMDIERERGITIKSQAVRLPWAPTHDKNDTHILNMIDTPGHVDFTYEVSRSLAACEGTVLLVDAAQGIEAQTLANLYLAMENDLKIIPVLNKIDLPAAQPEKFSEELANLIGCDPDDVLKVSAKTGLGVEALLDKVVAEVPAPVGVKDAPARAMIFDSVYDSYRGVVTYVRVIDGQLNKRERIRMMSTNATHELLEIGTNSPEMLSADGLGVGEVGYLITGVKDVRQSKVGDTVTSQSKGAEEALGGYKDPKPMVFSGLYPLDGSDYPELREALDKLQLNDAALVYEPETSAALGFGFRVGFLGLLHLDVIRERLEREFGLDLIATAPNVVYRVLMEDGTEHIVTNPSEFPEGKISEVYEPVVRATILAPSEFIGSIMELCQTRRGTLLGMDYLSEDRVEIRYTLPLAEIVFDFFDQLKSKTRGYASLDYEPTGEQTSSLVKVDILLHGDKVDAFSAITHKDAAYAYGVRLVAKLRELIPRQAFEVPIQAAIGSRVIARETIRAIRKDVLAKCYGGDISRKRKLLEKQKEGKKRMKMVGSVEVPQEAFIAVLSSDDSAGSGKGKK; this is encoded by the coding sequence GTGCCCGCGACCCCCAGCCACGTGCCCGAGCCGAGCCGTACCGATCCGGCTCTGATCCGCAACTTCTGCATCATCGCGCACATCGACCACGGCAAGTCCACGCTCGCCGACCGGATGCTCCAGCTGACCGGAGTGGTCGAGCAGCGGCAGATGCGCGCCCAGTACCTCGACCGCATGGACATCGAGCGCGAGCGTGGCATCACGATCAAGTCACAGGCGGTGCGTCTGCCGTGGGCCCCCACCCATGACAAGAACGACACGCACATCCTCAACATGATCGACACCCCGGGGCACGTCGACTTCACCTATGAGGTCTCCCGGTCGCTCGCGGCCTGCGAGGGCACCGTGCTCCTCGTCGACGCGGCCCAGGGCATCGAGGCCCAGACCCTCGCCAACCTGTACCTGGCGATGGAGAACGACCTCAAGATCATCCCTGTGCTGAACAAGATCGACCTGCCGGCCGCCCAGCCGGAGAAGTTCTCCGAGGAGCTCGCCAACCTCATCGGCTGTGACCCCGACGACGTGCTGAAGGTCTCCGCCAAGACCGGCCTGGGCGTCGAGGCGCTGCTCGACAAGGTCGTCGCCGAGGTCCCGGCCCCGGTCGGCGTCAAGGACGCGCCCGCCCGCGCCATGATCTTCGACTCCGTCTACGACTCCTACCGCGGTGTCGTGACGTATGTACGAGTCATCGACGGGCAGCTCAACAAGCGCGAGCGCATCCGGATGATGTCCACCAACGCCACCCACGAGCTGCTGGAGATCGGGACGAACTCCCCCGAGATGCTCTCCGCCGACGGGCTCGGCGTGGGCGAGGTGGGCTACCTCATCACCGGCGTGAAGGACGTCCGCCAGTCCAAGGTCGGTGACACCGTCACCAGTCAGTCCAAGGGGGCCGAGGAGGCGCTCGGCGGCTACAAGGACCCCAAGCCCATGGTCTTCTCGGGCCTGTATCCGCTGGACGGCTCGGACTACCCCGAGCTGCGCGAGGCCCTGGACAAGCTCCAGCTCAACGACGCCGCGCTGGTCTACGAGCCGGAGACCTCCGCCGCCCTCGGTTTCGGCTTCCGTGTCGGCTTCCTCGGCCTGCTGCACCTGGACGTCATCCGGGAGCGGCTGGAGCGCGAGTTCGGCCTCGACCTCATCGCCACCGCGCCGAACGTGGTGTACCGCGTCCTCATGGAGGACGGCACCGAGCACATCGTCACCAACCCCAGCGAGTTCCCCGAGGGCAAGATCTCGGAGGTCTACGAGCCGGTCGTGCGGGCCACCATCCTGGCGCCCAGCGAGTTCATCGGCTCGATCATGGAGCTGTGCCAGACCCGGCGGGGCACCCTGCTCGGCATGGACTACCTGTCCGAGGACCGCGTCGAGATCCGCTACACGCTCCCGCTCGCCGAGATCGTCTTCGACTTCTTCGACCAGCTGAAGTCCAAGACCCGCGGCTACGCCTCGCTCGACTACGAGCCCACCGGTGAGCAGACCTCCAGCCTGGTCAAGGTCGACATCCTGCTGCACGGCGACAAGGTCGACGCCTTCTCGGCGATCACGCACAAGGACGCGGCGTACGCCTACGGTGTGCGGCTCGTCGCCAAGCTGCGCGAGCTCATCCCGCGGCAGGCCTTCGAGGTGCCCATCCAGGCCGCCATCGGCTCCCGGGTCATCGCCCGCGAGACCATCCGCGCCATCCGCAAGGACGTCCTCGCCAAGTGCTACGGCGGTGACATCTCCCGCAAGCGGAAGCTGCTGGAGAAGCAGAAGGAAGGCAAGAAGCGGATGAAGATGGTGGGTTCCGTAGAGGTTCCGCAGGAGGCCTTCATCGCCGTCCTGTCGAGCGATGACAGCGCGGGGTCGGGCAAGGGCAAGAAGTAA
- a CDS encoding AMP-dependent synthetase/ligase — translation MSDTQTLIENRPPSVAGLFLERVAATPDAEAYRYPVPSPAGQGPDEWKSLNWAQAAERVYAIAAGLIELGVRPEQRVALAAGTRIEWILADLGIMCAGAATTTVYPQTNADESAYILSDSESRVLIAENAEQLAKAKEKRAELPELTHVVVIDAAGVETADWILTLDELEKRGTARLEKDPDLVRERVGAITKDQLATLIYTSGTTGRPKGVRLPHDNWSYMAKAIAATGLVSTEDVQYLWLPLAHVFGKVLTSGQIEVGHVTAVDGRVDKIIENLPVVQPTYMAAVPRIFEKVYNGVAAKARAGGGAKYKIFQWAAEVAREYAKVSQDNFRRTGTASVPFGLGAKHKVADALVFAKIREAFGGNLRACVSGSAALAPEIGYFFSGAGIHILEGYGLTESSAASFVNPGEAYRTGTVGKPLPGTEVRIADDGEILLRGPGIMEGYHNLPDKTAEVLESDGWFHTGDIGELSPDGYLRITDRKKDLIKTSGGKYIAPAEVEGQFKAVCPYVSNILVHGADRNFCTALIALDEVAITEWAKDNGLEGKPYAEIVAAPVTVEMVDGYVKQLNEGLQRWQTIKKFRLLPRDLDVEHGEITPSLKLKRPVVEREYKHLIEEMYDGSREA, via the coding sequence GTGAGCGACACACAGACCCTGATCGAGAACCGTCCGCCGTCCGTTGCGGGCCTCTTCCTGGAGCGCGTGGCGGCCACGCCGGACGCCGAGGCCTATCGGTATCCGGTCCCGTCGCCCGCGGGCCAGGGGCCGGACGAGTGGAAGTCGCTGAACTGGGCGCAGGCCGCCGAGCGGGTCTACGCCATCGCGGCAGGCCTCATCGAGCTGGGCGTGCGGCCCGAGCAGCGCGTCGCCCTCGCCGCCGGCACCCGGATCGAGTGGATCCTCGCCGACCTCGGCATCATGTGCGCCGGCGCCGCCACGACCACGGTGTATCCGCAGACCAACGCCGACGAGTCCGCGTACATCCTGTCGGACTCCGAGAGCCGGGTGCTGATCGCGGAGAACGCCGAGCAGCTGGCCAAGGCCAAGGAGAAGCGCGCCGAGCTGCCCGAGCTGACGCATGTCGTGGTGATCGACGCGGCCGGTGTCGAGACCGCCGACTGGATCCTCACCCTGGACGAGCTGGAAAAGCGCGGCACGGCCCGGCTGGAGAAGGACCCCGACCTGGTCAGGGAGCGGGTCGGCGCGATCACCAAGGACCAGCTGGCCACCCTCATCTACACCTCCGGCACCACCGGCCGCCCCAAGGGCGTGCGCCTGCCGCACGACAACTGGTCGTACATGGCGAAGGCGATCGCCGCGACCGGGCTGGTCAGCACCGAGGACGTGCAGTACCTGTGGCTGCCCCTCGCGCACGTCTTCGGCAAGGTGCTGACCTCCGGGCAGATCGAGGTCGGGCACGTCACCGCCGTGGACGGCCGGGTCGACAAGATCATCGAGAATCTGCCGGTGGTGCAGCCGACGTACATGGCGGCCGTGCCCCGCATCTTCGAGAAGGTCTACAACGGCGTGGCCGCCAAGGCCCGCGCGGGCGGCGGCGCCAAGTACAAGATCTTCCAGTGGGCGGCGGAGGTGGCCCGCGAGTACGCGAAGGTCTCGCAGGACAACTTCCGGCGGACCGGGACCGCGTCCGTGCCGTTCGGGCTGGGTGCGAAGCACAAGGTGGCCGACGCGCTGGTGTTCGCCAAGATCCGCGAGGCCTTCGGCGGGAACCTGCGGGCATGCGTCTCCGGCTCCGCCGCGCTCGCACCGGAGATCGGCTACTTCTTCTCGGGCGCCGGCATCCACATCCTGGAGGGCTACGGCCTGACCGAGTCCTCGGCGGCGTCCTTCGTGAACCCGGGCGAGGCCTACCGCACCGGCACGGTCGGCAAGCCGCTGCCCGGCACGGAGGTGCGGATCGCGGACGACGGGGAGATCCTGCTGCGGGGCCCGGGCATCATGGAGGGCTACCACAATCTGCCCGACAAGACCGCCGAGGTGCTGGAGTCGGACGGCTGGTTCCACACCGGGGACATCGGGGAGCTGTCGCCCGACGGGTACCTGCGGATCACCGACCGCAAGAAGGACCTCATCAAGACCTCGGGCGGCAAGTACATCGCCCCGGCGGAGGTCGAGGGGCAGTTCAAGGCGGTGTGCCCGTACGTGTCGAACATCCTGGTGCACGGGGCCGACCGGAACTTCTGCACGGCGCTCATCGCGCTGGACGAGGTCGCGATCACCGAGTGGGCCAAGGACAACGGGCTCGAGGGGAAGCCGTACGCGGAGATCGTCGCCGCGCCGGTGACCGTCGAGATGGTCGACGGGTATGTGAAGCAGCTCAACGAGGGGCTTCAGAGGTGGCAGACCATCAAGAAGTTCCGTCTTCTGCCGCGTGACCTCGATGTCGAGCATGGTGAGATCACGCCGAGCCTGAAGCTGAAGCGGCCCGTTGTGGAGCGGGAGTACAAGCATCTGATCGAGGAGATGTACGACGGGTCTCGCGAGGCGTAG